The segment CATCGCGGCCAATCGGGCGTATGCCTCGTTGGAGGAAGAAGCCGAGCGAGCTGTAGCTTGGCTCGACGGCCTCACCAATGACGAGCGGTTGCGCCGCTGTGGTCTGAAGTCCTCTAAATTTCAATGGCTATCTACTTAGGACTGTGGCGTTGTTGGCAGGGTCAAAGGCGGCCCCGTGACAGGGGCAAGATCAACGCCTGGGTCGTGGGATCGTACCTGACGGTGCAACCCGCATGCCTACAGGTGGCGTCGTAGGCGACAGAGAGGTTCCCTGAAAGGTGGATGACGATGTCGGGATCGCCGTTGGCAGCCAGAGTGAAGGGGGAGGCGCTGTCACTGAAACCTGGCTGATGTAGCCGATGACGCCCGCAGTGTTCCAGGCAGAGAAGTAGGATTGCTCGCTGGAATGCCTATCCTCTACTGCAAAACCTGCCGAACCTTGGGTTAAATTACCACATCCCTCTCGTCTCCTTCACGCCCTCTCCCACCTTCTTGAGGGTCTGTTTCAGATTCTCTCAAAACTGGCACAGCCGCTTGAGCGGAGCGCGCGCCTACCAATGGGTCGGTCTTTACGGTTCAGCTCCTATTGGCAGTGCCGTTCAAACAGTCGGGCGTGGGCATGACAAGGCCAAACTGGTGGTTGGGAGCCTCACCTGCTCGCACCTGCTGCCACGAGCACTTGCTCGGTTCTGACATCCTCTCCAGGCGCCAATCGGCGGGCGAGCAAGACAGGGATTTCGCTCTGGCTCAGCACACGTCTGGCAACACTGCCCATGACGAACCGACCCAGCCAGCCCCGCCCGCGCGAGGCCATGACGATCAGTCCAGCTTGATATTCCTGTGCAATTCGCTGGATGACTTCGGAAGGCAGTCCGAGTGCAGTGATAGTCTTTACTCGCAACCCGGTACTGGTCAGTTCCTTCCACTTTTCCCTCAAATATGCTTCGGCGTCCTCCAGCCACCAGCCGACTGACCCACCAGGCATCAGATCCTGTTGGCCCGCACTCTCTGCCAGCAGCAGCGGCTCGCCAACACGCGCCAGCATGAGCGGGTTGCCAAACTCCTGGGCGATCTCCTGGGCAAGCGACAGCACCCGCTCCGCCTGGGGTGAGCCATCCAGTGGCACCAGGATAGGAGCATCAGCATCGGCCATAAAGCGCAGCTGATGCATAGGAGGTGCTGCCTGCTCTTCATCGGTGTACCTGCTGAAGAGGATTGGCGCACTTGTCTGAGCCAGAACCCTCCAGGTTACGCTGGGATGAATCAGGGCATCTATCCCGTCGCGCCCGTGTGTGGTCATGACAATCAGGTCTGCGCGCGCAAGCTCGCCCTCTTCATTGCTGCCGTTTTCTGGTGAACCCAGGGGCAGCATGGCTCGCACGGGGAAACCCTCAGCGCTGAGACACCTGACCATCTCTGCCAGGTAAGCGCCAATCTCTGCGACATGGGATGTGGAGGTAGCGCCCACCAACATTAGCTCAGCATCGTCCTGTCTTGCCAGGGCGCTGGCAGGCAAGAGAGCCGCCGCAGCCAGCGCCGAATTATCCAAGGGCACCAGTATCTTTTTGAACATTGGGTGGCTCCTTTGCACATTTCAGGTCTAACCAGTGTACAAACGATTGAAGGCTACGCTCTTGCTCCCAGGATAGTGACCTATCGTAACAGCAACGGTAATGGGCGGTTAACAATTCATGGCAGTTTCTTTCAAACTCGCTTGGTCGAGCGTTGCGGGTCTGGTTCGTTGGCGCCAGACACAGGCGCAGCGGTTAGTTGCTGAGCATATGATCGCCCCGAACCACTGGAATCTGGTTGATGTCGTATCTGACCCTCAACGAAGGTGCCTCGTTGAGGCTTTGCTCCGGTGACACCAGATGCAATTGTGCGAGCGGAAGCATCGCTTGTCTCACCAGGGTGCTGCTCCATTGAGCGTGCGGGATATGGCGGATGCCACCAAGAGTGATCAAGCCCAGCAGTTGCTCATCTTCCAACACCGGCACAGCGCCTCCACATCGGCACTGGTGGGGTCTTGCTCCAGGTCGGAGATGCCGCCAAAGACGAAGGGGGTGATGCTTTCTGCTCCCCTGCCCCTTTCTGTTATTATCCCCGCCTGTAACTACCTGCTACCGCTCTTGTAACCTCTCGGCCCTATGCTCTGAATGAGGTAAGAACGACACTGTGGAGGGAAGACCTATGCAACGCTCCAGTATCACTCTTGATGGCAATGAGGCCGTGGCTGCCGTGGCCCATGCGCTTAGCGAAGTGATTGCGATTTACCCGATCACCCCCTCGACAGCCATGGGAGAACTGGCCGATAGCTGGTCGGCGCAGGGAAAAGCGAATCTGTGGGGAACGGTGCCGCAAGTGGTCGAGATGCAATCAGAAGCCGGGGCTGCGGGCGCGCTGCATGGCGCACTTCAGGCCGGAACGCTGGTCACGACCTTTACGGCCTCGCAAGGGCTACTGTTGATGATTCCCAACATGTATAAGATCGCAGGTGAACTCAGCCCGGCAGTGTTTCATGTGGCGGCGCGGTCTCTGGCGGCGCAGGGCCTTTCGATCTTCGGTGATCATTCCGATGTGATGGCAACGCGGGCCACCGGCTTTGTCTTGCTGGCGTCTGCCTCGGTGCAGGAAGCGCAGGACATGGCGCTCGTTGCTCACGCAGCCTCCTTGCAGGCGCGTCTCCCGTTTTTGCATTTCTTTGACGGCTTTCGGACCTCCCACGAAATCGATAAGATTGAGCCGGTGACGTTTGAAGAGATGCGGGCCATGATCGATGATGCCTGGGTGACGGCCCACCGCCAGCGGGCACTTTCGCCAGAGCATCCCTTCATTCGCGGGACGGCCCAAAATCCCGATGTA is part of the Ktedonobacterales bacterium genome and harbors:
- a CDS encoding universal stress protein, whose product is MFKKILVPLDNSALAAAALLPASALARQDDAELMLVGATSTSHVAEIGAYLAEMVRCLSAEGFPVRAMLPLGSPENGSNEEGELARADLIVMTTHGRDGIDALIHPSVTWRVLAQTSAPILFSRYTDEEQAAPPMHQLRFMADADAPILVPLDGSPQAERVLSLAQEIAQEFGNPLMLARVGEPLLLAESAGQQDLMPGGSVGWWLEDAEAYLREKWKELTSTGLRVKTITALGLPSEVIQRIAQEYQAGLIVMASRGRGWLGRFVMGSVARRVLSQSEIPVLLARRLAPGEDVRTEQVLVAAGASR